A window from Primulina eburnea isolate SZY01 chromosome 2, ASM2296580v1, whole genome shotgun sequence encodes these proteins:
- the LOC140816159 gene encoding VAMP-like protein YKT61, whose translation MVKITALMLLKCDPEGSEPVILANASDLSSFGFFQRPSVREFVVFVGRTVAKRTPPGQRQSVQHEEYMVHAYNRNGLISLGFMDDHYPVRSAFSLLNQVLDEYIKNFSDSWKTVQADSTQPWPYLTEAIAKFQDPSEADKLLRIQRELDETKIILHKTIDSVLARGEKLDSLVDKSSDLSAASQMFYKQAKKTNQCCTIL comes from the exons ATGGTGAAGATCACGGCTTTGATGTTACTAAAATGCGACCCGGAGGGTTCGGAGCCGGTGATCCTGGCAAACGCATCGGATCTAAGCAGTTTCGGGTTTTTTCAACGGCCCAGCGTAAGGGAGTTTGTCGTTTTCGTGGGTCGGACCGTAGCGAAACGGACCCCTCCTGGACAACGCCAGTCCGTACAACATGAAG AATACATGGTTCATGCGTACAATAGGAATGGCTTGATCTCGTTGGGTTTTATGGATGATCACTATCCGGTCCGGAGTGCGTTTTCATTACTCAACCAG GTATTGGATGAATACATAAAAAACTTCAGTGATTCATGGAAAACTGTCCAAGCCGATAGTACTCAACCATGGCCCTATCTAACGGAGGCAATCGCCAAGTTTCAG GACCCTTCTGAGGCCGACAAGCTGCTGAGAATTCAGCGTGAATTGGATGAAACCAAAATTATTCTT CACAAGACTATTGACAGTGTCCTAGCACGAGGTGAGAAGCTAGATAGTTTGGTAGATAAAAGTTCCGATCTAAGTGCAGCCTCTCAG ATGTTCTACAAGCAGGCTAAAAAAACCAATCAATGTTGTACCATCTTGTAA
- the LOC140816167 gene encoding ATPase 8, plasma membrane-type-like, which produces MASDFSLEEIKNEQVDLEKIPIEEVFTQLKCTREGLTSEEGEKRVQIFGYNKLEEKKESKILKFLGFMWNPLSWVMECAAIMAIVLANGGGKPPDWQDFVGIIVLLIINSTISFIEENNAGNAAAALMAGLAPKTKVLRDGSWSEQEASILVPGDLISVKLGDIIPADARLLEGDPLKIDQSALTGESLPVTKHPGDGVFSGSTCKQGEIEAVVIATGVHTFFGKAAHLVDSTNNVGHFQKVLTAIGNFCICSIGVGMLIEIVVMYPIQQRKYREGIDNLLVLLIGGIPIAMPTVLSVTMAIGSHRLSQQGAITKRMTAIEEMAGMDVLCSDKTGTLTLNKLTVDKTLVEAFPKNMDKDTVLLLAARASRIENQDAIDASIVNMLGDPKEARAGITEVHFLPFNPVDKRTAITYYDSDENWHRCSKGAPEQIIELCELQGDARKKAHEIIDNFANRGLRSLGVARQTIPEKTKESVGGPWEFVGLLPLFDPPRHDSAETIKKALDLGVNVKMITGDQLAIGKETGRRLGMGTNMYPSSSLLGQSKDESIASIPVDELIEKADGFAGVFPEHKYEIVKRLQEMKHICGMTGDGVNDAPALKKADIGIAVADATDAARSASDIVLTEPGLSVIVSAVLTSRAIFQRMKNYTIYAVSITIRIVMGFLLIALIWKFDFSPFMVLVIAILNDGTIMTISKDRVKPSPVPDSWKLKEIFATGVVLGTYMAIMTVVFFYLATDTDFFTEHFNVKSIRGSNDELTAALYLQVSIISQALIFVTRSRSWSFVERPGLLLVSAFFIAQLVATVIAVYANWGFARIQGIGWGWAGVIWIYSIVTYFPLDVLKFIIRYGLSGKAWDSMIQNKTAFTTKKDYGKGEREAQWAVAQRTLHGLSNTESAGLINDKNNYRELSEIAEQAKRRAEIARLRELHTLKGHVESVVKLKGLDIETIQQHYTV; this is translated from the exons ATGGCCTCGGACTTCTCCTTGGAAGAGATAAAGAATGAACAAGTTGATCTC GAAAAGATTCCCATTGAGGAAGTTTTCACACAGCTAAAATGTACGAGAGAGGGTTTGACGTCGGAAGAAGGAGAGAAAAGGGTTCAAATTTTTGGCTACAATAAGCTCGAGGAGAAAAAAGAAAGCAAGATCCTCAAGTTTTTGGGATTTATGTGGAATCCTCTTTCATGGGTTATGGAGTGTGCTGCCATTATGGCCATTGTTTTGGCCAATGGAGGG GGCAAGCCTCCGGATTGGCAAGATTTCGTCGGTATCATCGTGCTTCTTATTATCAACTCAACAATCAGTTTCATTGAAGAAAACAATGCAGGAAACGCTGCAGCTGCACTTATGGCTGGTCTCGCACCTAAAACCAAG GTTTTGAGGGATGGAAGCTGGAGTGAGCAAGAAGCCTCCATCCTTGTTCCTGGAGATTTGATCAGTGTCAAGTTGGGAGATATTATCCCAGCTGATGCTCGTCTCTTGGAGGGTGATCCCTTAAAGATCGATCAATCAGCCCTCACGGGAGAATCCCTTCCTGTAACCAAACACCCTGGTGATGGAGTGTTCTCCGGTTCCACCTGCAAGCAAGGTGAGATTGAGGCTGTGGTTATCGCCACCGGTGTCCACACCTTCTTTGGCAAGGCTGCTCATCTTGTGGACAGCACCAATAACGTGGGACACTTCCAAAAG GTTTTGACTGCCATCGGTAACTTCTGTATCTGCTCCATTGGTGTTGGCATGCTGATTGAGATTGTAGTAATGTACCCGATCCAACAAAGAAAATACAGAGAAGGAATCGACAATCTTCTCGTGTTGCTTATTGGAGGTATCCCAATTGCTATGCCTACAGTTTTGTCAGTGACCATGGCTATCGGATCTCACCGGCTGTCACAACAAGGCGCCATCACAAAAAGGATGACTGCCATTGAGGAGATGGCTGGCATGGATGTGCTATGCAGTGATAAGACGGGAACTCTTACACTCAATAAGCTCACTGTCGATAAAACCTTAGTCGAGGCCTTCCCAAAGAACATGGATAAGGACACTGTTCTCTTGCTAGCTGCCAGGGCTTCCAGGATTGAGAACCAGGATGCCATTGATGCTTCAATTGTTAACATGCTCGGTGATCCAAAGGAG GCAAGAGCAGGAATTACAGAGGTGCATTTCTTGCCATTCAACCCAGTGGACAAGCGAACTGCAATCACTTATTATGACTCCGATGAAAACTGGCACAGATGCAGCAAGGGCGCTCCTGAGCAA ATCATTGAACTTTGTGAGCTTCAAGGGGATGCCAGGAAAAAGGCTCACGAGATTATTGACAATTTTGCAAATCGTGGCCTCCGTTCTCTTGGTGTAGCAAGACAG ACTATTCCTGAGAAAACAAAAGAGAGTGTTGGTGGACCTTGGGAGTTTGTTGGCTTGTTGCCTCTGTTTGATCCTCCAAGGCACGATAGTGCAGAGACGATAAAAAAAGCTCTTGACCTTGGTGTCAATGTGAAGATGATCACTGGTGATCAGCTTGCAATTGGTAAAGAAACAGGACGCAGGCTTGGAATGGGAACAAATATGTACCCGTCTTCTTCCCTTCTTGGCCAGAGCAAGGACGAGTCTATTGCTTCAATCCCTGTTGATGAGCTCATTGAGAAGGCTGATGGCTTTGCTGGAGTCTTCCCAG AGCACAAATATGAGATTGTCAAAAGACTGCAAGAGATGAAGCACATTTGTGGTATGACTGGCGATGGTGTGAACGATGCACCAGCACTCAAGAAGGCAGACATTGGCATTGCTGTGGCTGATGCAACCGATGCAGCCAGGAGTGCTTCAGACATTGTCCTGACAGAGCCTGGACTTAGTGTTATAGTTAGTGCGGTGCTGACAAGTCGAGCCATCTTCCAAAGGATGAAGAATTACACCATATACGCTGTTTCCATCACAATCCGTATTGTTATGGGATTCTTGCTTATTGCCCTTATCTGGAAGTTTGATTTCTCACCATTCATGGTTCTTGTCATAGCAATTCTCAATGATGGAACTATCATGACCATCTCTAAGGACAGGGTGAAGCCATCTCCGGTTCCAGATTCGTGGAAGCTCAAAGAAATCTTTGCCACTGGTGTTGTTCTTGGAACATACATGGCTATCATGACTGTCGTGTTCTTCTACCTGGCAACTGATACCGACTTCTTCACA GAACACTTCAATGTGAAATCTATTCGGGGCAGCAATGATGAGCTAACCGCAGCTCTTTATCTTCAAGTGAGCATTATCAGCCAAGCGCTCATATTTGTCACAAGATCAAGAAGCTGGTCGTTTGTGGAACGCCCTGGCCTGTTACTCGTCAGCGCTTTCTTTATAGCCCAGTTG GTGGCTACAGTCATCGCTGTATACGCAAACTGGGGATTTGCAAGAATTCAAGGCATCGGATGGGGATGGGCTGGAGTTATCTGGATTTACAGCATCGTCACTTATTTCCCACTCGACGTTCTCAAATTTATCATTCGCTACGGCTTGAGTGGGAAAGCCTGGGATTCCATGATCCAGAACAAG ACTGCCTTCACGACCAAGAAGGATTATGGCAAGGGTGAAAGAGAAGCGCAATGGGCAGTGGCTCAAAGAACCCTGCACGGCCTATCTAACACCGAGTCTGCGGGCCTGATTAACGACAAGAACAACTACAGAGAACTGTCTGAAATCGCTGAGCAAGCCAAACGAAGAGCTGAAATTGCAAG GCTGAGGGAGCTTCACACTCTAAAGGGACACGTTGAATCGGTGGTGAAGCTAAAGGGACTGGACATTGAAACAATTCAACAACACTACACTGTCTAA
- the LOC140816176 gene encoding uncharacterized protein isoform X2: MIDICGQSVVIKYQLPDEELDALVSVSGPDDLENMMDEYEKLIERSSDGSSKLRIFLFSPSEIESPVPIHIGDFQDSGQKYVEAVNGIMDRLSVAGQIARKGSIESADSAQNSDLSVTEGAESSSPAQGEAHGLPFNCGFSHMGNPRVPLETSSRMMYADPNPAPHIDPSVGPFPEQEVDRHVPLTVPHSVQGMAFPTAPYMQTYLDSHRETLNPASHVQLPSQMGFPSQILQAVSPVYTQQSIPTVALPQQFPPSIHMTTNPSIMNPSAVPSPIQPRQVRVEHYPSEHVVSHRVVQLPPEQGHSTHHAQAPSVYNWHQILHPEQITFSEGGLPPQPVLVSDVIPRFEDCYMCQKALPHAHSDTIAQEQKEFPLSTLTDSRSVYRSLHLDDRGHTINRPAVTGALSEGFTEQLSAGALPRVAGKEDRESGYIQTEGSGVSRKFEEQNMDEKAIHQKPENPEHSKVKFPLGMMATSAVQSPFGMPVTNTPQPMQANTVQPQRQVIQGTTISMPLNNDFVPVGCMPLQTSDDVFGVSPDQFACKLAGGNPRDDSPSSAFDHLRQIDGRLENLHIRPSEIIVENEMVKSVAESREKDVLEAQQRDSTSWLPSRMSGDKETFTVEGNSTSSMYPSSRVGEIPDNSASLFSNQDPWNLRLDSHFPPPRPNKLIRENAGPGNYLNPVIETPVDNKVKVDSDELIKQELQAVAEGVVASVLHSSVPSNSELSPNSWSDSSPMTQQNGEIQPPTVEMQPRDKFEEIKAKLPEKINLGFPTSDGMGRLQIIKNSDLEELRELGSGTFGTVYHGKWRGTDVAIKRINDRCFAGKPSEQERMRDDFWNEAIKLADLHHPNVVAFYGVVLDGPDGTVATVTEYMVNGSLRNALQKSERILDKRKRLLISMDVAFGMEYLHAKNIVHFDLKSDNLLVNLRDPHRPICKVGDLGLSKVKCQTLISGGVRGTLPWMAPELLNGSSSLVSDKVDVFSFGIVMWELLTREEPYADLHYGAIIGGIVSNTLRPPVPEPCDPDWRDLMERCWSSEPSERPNFTEIANELRAIAAKLPPKGQQQVLSPNSQVKS; encoded by the exons ATGATAGATATTTGTGGGCAGAGTGTTGTGATTAAGTACCAGTTACCGGATGAGGAACTCGATGCCCTAGTGTCTGTTTCGGGCCCTGATGATCTTGAGAACATGATGGATGAATATGAGAAGTTGATTGAGAGGTCTTCAGATGGGTCTTCTAAGTTGAGAATCTTTTTGTTTTCACCTTCCGAGATTGAGAGTCCTGTCCCCATACATATTGGGGATTTTCAGGATAGTGGACAGAAATATGTCGAGGCAGTGAATGGGATTATGGATCGACTTAGTGTTGCAGGTCAAATTGCTAGGAAGGGGAGCATTGAGAGTGCTGATTCTGCtcagaattcagatttgagtgtTACTGAGGGTGCTGAGAGCTCTAGCCCCGCTCAGGGAGAGGCTCATGGTCTGCCATTCAACTGTGGATTTTCGCACATGGGAAATCCTCGTGTGCCGCTAGAGACAAGTTCAAGAATGATGTATGCAGATCCTAATCCTGCACCACATATTGATCCTTCTGTAGGTCCATTTCCTGAACAAGAAGTAGACAGACATGTCCCTCTCACCGTCCCCCATTCAGTACAGGGAATGGCTTTTCCAACTGCTCCTTACATGCAGACTTATCTTGATTCTCATCGGGAAACTTTAAACCCTGCTAGCCATGTGCAACTTCCTTCTCAAATGGGGTTCCCTTCACAGATCTTGCAAGCAGTGTCTCCTGTATACACCCAACAGTCCATCCCTACTGTAGCTCTACCTCAACAGTTTCCGCCTTCTATACATATGACAACAAATCCTTCCATCATGAATCCTAGTGCTGTTCCTTCCCCGATTCAGCCTCGACAAGTTCGTGTGGAGCATTATCCTTCAGAACATGTGGTGTCTCATAGGGTTGTCCAACTTCCACCTGAACAAGGGCATAGCACGCATCATGCTCAGGCTCCGTCAGTATACAATTGGCATCAAATTCTACATCCTGAGCAAATAACCTTTTCAGAGGGTGGCCTACCTCCGCAACCAGTTTTAGTTTCTGACGTAATTCCTAGATTTGAAGACTGTTATATGTGTCAAAAAGCTTTGCCTCATGCTCATTCAGATACCATAGCTCAGGAGCAAAAAGAATTTCCGCTAAGCACCTTGACTGACTCAAGATCAGTATATCGTAGTCTGCACTTGGATGACCGCGGACACACAATAAATAGGCCTGCTGTAACTGGAGCCCTTTCAGAAGGGTTCACGGAACAATTATCTGCTGGGGCACTGCCAAGAGTTGCAGGTAAGGAGGATCGTGAAAGTGGATACATTCAGACAGAGGGAAGTGGGGTTTCACGGAAGTTTGAGGAGCAGAATATGGATGAGAAAGCTATTCATCAGAAGCCAGAAAATCCTGAACATTCTAAGGTGAAATTTCCCCTTGGCATGATGGCGACTAGTGCAGTTCAATCTCCATTCGGTATGCCTGTAACTAATACTCCTCAACCAATGCAAGCTAATACTGTCCAGCCTCAACGCCAGGTTATACAGGGAACGACAATTAGCATGCCTTTAAATAATGATTTTGTTCCCGTTGGATGCATGCCATTGCAGACTTCAGATGATGTCTTTGGTGTATCCCCAGACCAATTTGCATGTAAACTTGCAGGTGGAAATCCTAGAGATGATTCTCCTTCTTCGGCATTTGACCATCTGAGACAAATCGATGGGAGATTGGAAAATCTCCATATACGCCCTTCCGAAATTATAGTTGAAAATGAGATGGTCAAATCTGTTGCTGAGTCTAGAGAGAAAGACGTACTAGAGGCACAACAGAGGGACAGCACTTCATGGCTGCCATCAAGAATGTCTGGTGATAAGGAAACTTTTACTGTCGAGGGAAATAGCACATCATCAATGTATCCATCTTCCAGGGTTGGAGAAATCCCAGACAACTCAGCATCATTATTTAGCAACCAGGATCCCTGGAACTTACGGCTTGATTCTCATTTCCCTCCTCCCAGGCCCAATAAACTTATTAGGGAGAATGCAGGGCCTGGTAATTACTTGAATCCAGTGATAGAGACTCCAGTGGACAACAAAG TTAAAGTTGATTCAGATGAATTGATAAAACAAGAACTTCAAGCTGTTGCTGAGGGTGTAGTTGCTTCTGTTCTTCACTCATCTGTCCCTTCAAATTCGGAACTATCACCAAATTCTTGGAGCGATTCTTCACCTATGACCCAGCAAAATGGTGAAATTCAACCACCAACTGTAGAAATGCAGCCCAGGGATAAATTTGAG GAAATCAAGGCCAAATTGCCAGAAAAGATAAACTTAGGGTTCCCTACATCTGACGGCATGGGTCGCTTGCAG ATTATTAAAAATAGTGACCTGGAAGAGCTAAGAGAATTGGGCTCTGGTACCTTTGGTACCGTTTACCATGGAAAGTGGAGAGGTACGGATGTTGCAATCAAACGTATCAATGATAGATGTTTTGCTGGGAAGCCTTCAGAACAAGAACGCATG AGAGATGACTTCTGGAATGAGGCAATCAAGCTGGCTGATTTGCACCATCCGAACGTGGTAGCTTTTTATGGGGTCGTGCTTGATGGTCCTGATGGTACAGTTGCAACTGTTACTGAATACATGGTGAATGGTTCATTGAGGAATGCCTTGCAGAAGAGCGAGAG GATTCTTGATAAACGCAAGCGTCTTTTGATTTCCATGGATGTGGCCTTTGGGATGGAATACTTGCATGCAAAGAATATCGTACATTTTGACTTGAAAAGTGACAATTTATTGGTTAATCTTCGGGATCCACATCGCCCAATATGCAAG GTTGGTGACCTGGGGCTGTCCAAGGTGAAATGTCAAACGCTAATTTCAGGCGGCGTGAGGGGAACACTTCCCTGGATGGCACCAGAACTTCTTAATGGCAGCAGCAGCCTTGTTTCAGATAAG GTTGATGTGTTTTCATTTGGAATTGTGATGTGGGAACTTCTGACCAGAGAAGAACCATACGCAGATTTGCACTATGGAGCAATCATCG GCGGTATTGTGAGCAACACATTGCGTCCCCCTGTCCCTGAACCATGTGATCCAGATTGGAGAGATCTAATGGAGAGGTGCTGGTCATCTGAACCATCGGAGAGGCCAAATTTCACTGAGATTGCTAATGAATTAAGGGCCATTGCGGCTAAGCTCCCTCCTAAAGGACAACAGCAAGTTTTGTCTCCAAATTCTCAAGTCAAAAGCTGA
- the LOC140816176 gene encoding uncharacterized protein isoform X1: MAFDQNSIPKSLRPLNIVRTVAEDPRIALAVTSSGKPMEGFYANPYTDLGGSPGSNPAVYYPATVHDAQFINLGLNNAVPGVARWVQNVVPPPFQQGVVGPTVNSTTGYTCAPSVGTRGVGSDHASDEGGDDSVSGRKVKFLCSFGGKILPRPSDGTLRYVGGQTRIISIRRGASFGEFVQKMIDICGQSVVIKYQLPDEELDALVSVSGPDDLENMMDEYEKLIERSSDGSSKLRIFLFSPSEIESPVPIHIGDFQDSGQKYVEAVNGIMDRLSVAGQIARKGSIESADSAQNSDLSVTEGAESSSPAQGEAHGLPFNCGFSHMGNPRVPLETSSRMMYADPNPAPHIDPSVGPFPEQEVDRHVPLTVPHSVQGMAFPTAPYMQTYLDSHRETLNPASHVQLPSQMGFPSQILQAVSPVYTQQSIPTVALPQQFPPSIHMTTNPSIMNPSAVPSPIQPRQVRVEHYPSEHVVSHRVVQLPPEQGHSTHHAQAPSVYNWHQILHPEQITFSEGGLPPQPVLVSDVIPRFEDCYMCQKALPHAHSDTIAQEQKEFPLSTLTDSRSVYRSLHLDDRGHTINRPAVTGALSEGFTEQLSAGALPRVAGKEDRESGYIQTEGSGVSRKFEEQNMDEKAIHQKPENPEHSKVKFPLGMMATSAVQSPFGMPVTNTPQPMQANTVQPQRQVIQGTTISMPLNNDFVPVGCMPLQTSDDVFGVSPDQFACKLAGGNPRDDSPSSAFDHLRQIDGRLENLHIRPSEIIVENEMVKSVAESREKDVLEAQQRDSTSWLPSRMSGDKETFTVEGNSTSSMYPSSRVGEIPDNSASLFSNQDPWNLRLDSHFPPPRPNKLIRENAGPGNYLNPVIETPVDNKVKVDSDELIKQELQAVAEGVVASVLHSSVPSNSELSPNSWSDSSPMTQQNGEIQPPTVEMQPRDKFEEIKAKLPEKINLGFPTSDGMGRLQIIKNSDLEELRELGSGTFGTVYHGKWRGTDVAIKRINDRCFAGKPSEQERMRDDFWNEAIKLADLHHPNVVAFYGVVLDGPDGTVATVTEYMVNGSLRNALQKSERILDKRKRLLISMDVAFGMEYLHAKNIVHFDLKSDNLLVNLRDPHRPICKVGDLGLSKVKCQTLISGGVRGTLPWMAPELLNGSSSLVSDKVDVFSFGIVMWELLTREEPYADLHYGAIIGGIVSNTLRPPVPEPCDPDWRDLMERCWSSEPSERPNFTEIANELRAIAAKLPPKGQQQVLSPNSQVKS, encoded by the exons ATGGCCTTCGATCAGAACTCAATACCCAAATCTTTACGCCCGCTAAATATAGTAAGAACTGTGGCTGAGGACCCGCGAATTGCGCTGGCTGTGACTTCATCGGGGAAGCCCATGGAAGGGTTTTACGCAAACCCATATACCGATTTAGGGGGTAGCCCCGGATCCAATCCTGCTGTTTATTATCCTGCAACAGTTCATGATGCTCAGTTTATAAATCTAGGTTTGAACAATGCGGTTCCTGGAGTAGCCAGGTGGGTCCAGAATGTGGTACCACCGCCATTTCAACAAGGTGTTGTGGGTCCCACAGTTAATTCAACAACAGGGTACACTTGTGCCCCTTCCGTGGGGACACGGGGCGTGGGCTCTGATCATGCTAGTGATGAGGGTGGTGATGATTCTGTCTCAGGGCGGAAGGTTAAGTTTTTATGCAGTTTCGGTGGGAAAATATTGCCTCGACCAAGTGACGGGACATTGAGATATGTTGGTGGACAAACTAGGATCATCAGTATTAGGAGAGGTGCAAGTTTCGGTGAATTTGTTCAGAAAATGATAGATATTTGTGGGCAGAGTGTTGTGATTAAGTACCAGTTACCGGATGAGGAACTCGATGCCCTAGTGTCTGTTTCGGGCCCTGATGATCTTGAGAACATGATGGATGAATATGAGAAGTTGATTGAGAGGTCTTCAGATGGGTCTTCTAAGTTGAGAATCTTTTTGTTTTCACCTTCCGAGATTGAGAGTCCTGTCCCCATACATATTGGGGATTTTCAGGATAGTGGACAGAAATATGTCGAGGCAGTGAATGGGATTATGGATCGACTTAGTGTTGCAGGTCAAATTGCTAGGAAGGGGAGCATTGAGAGTGCTGATTCTGCtcagaattcagatttgagtgtTACTGAGGGTGCTGAGAGCTCTAGCCCCGCTCAGGGAGAGGCTCATGGTCTGCCATTCAACTGTGGATTTTCGCACATGGGAAATCCTCGTGTGCCGCTAGAGACAAGTTCAAGAATGATGTATGCAGATCCTAATCCTGCACCACATATTGATCCTTCTGTAGGTCCATTTCCTGAACAAGAAGTAGACAGACATGTCCCTCTCACCGTCCCCCATTCAGTACAGGGAATGGCTTTTCCAACTGCTCCTTACATGCAGACTTATCTTGATTCTCATCGGGAAACTTTAAACCCTGCTAGCCATGTGCAACTTCCTTCTCAAATGGGGTTCCCTTCACAGATCTTGCAAGCAGTGTCTCCTGTATACACCCAACAGTCCATCCCTACTGTAGCTCTACCTCAACAGTTTCCGCCTTCTATACATATGACAACAAATCCTTCCATCATGAATCCTAGTGCTGTTCCTTCCCCGATTCAGCCTCGACAAGTTCGTGTGGAGCATTATCCTTCAGAACATGTGGTGTCTCATAGGGTTGTCCAACTTCCACCTGAACAAGGGCATAGCACGCATCATGCTCAGGCTCCGTCAGTATACAATTGGCATCAAATTCTACATCCTGAGCAAATAACCTTTTCAGAGGGTGGCCTACCTCCGCAACCAGTTTTAGTTTCTGACGTAATTCCTAGATTTGAAGACTGTTATATGTGTCAAAAAGCTTTGCCTCATGCTCATTCAGATACCATAGCTCAGGAGCAAAAAGAATTTCCGCTAAGCACCTTGACTGACTCAAGATCAGTATATCGTAGTCTGCACTTGGATGACCGCGGACACACAATAAATAGGCCTGCTGTAACTGGAGCCCTTTCAGAAGGGTTCACGGAACAATTATCTGCTGGGGCACTGCCAAGAGTTGCAGGTAAGGAGGATCGTGAAAGTGGATACATTCAGACAGAGGGAAGTGGGGTTTCACGGAAGTTTGAGGAGCAGAATATGGATGAGAAAGCTATTCATCAGAAGCCAGAAAATCCTGAACATTCTAAGGTGAAATTTCCCCTTGGCATGATGGCGACTAGTGCAGTTCAATCTCCATTCGGTATGCCTGTAACTAATACTCCTCAACCAATGCAAGCTAATACTGTCCAGCCTCAACGCCAGGTTATACAGGGAACGACAATTAGCATGCCTTTAAATAATGATTTTGTTCCCGTTGGATGCATGCCATTGCAGACTTCAGATGATGTCTTTGGTGTATCCCCAGACCAATTTGCATGTAAACTTGCAGGTGGAAATCCTAGAGATGATTCTCCTTCTTCGGCATTTGACCATCTGAGACAAATCGATGGGAGATTGGAAAATCTCCATATACGCCCTTCCGAAATTATAGTTGAAAATGAGATGGTCAAATCTGTTGCTGAGTCTAGAGAGAAAGACGTACTAGAGGCACAACAGAGGGACAGCACTTCATGGCTGCCATCAAGAATGTCTGGTGATAAGGAAACTTTTACTGTCGAGGGAAATAGCACATCATCAATGTATCCATCTTCCAGGGTTGGAGAAATCCCAGACAACTCAGCATCATTATTTAGCAACCAGGATCCCTGGAACTTACGGCTTGATTCTCATTTCCCTCCTCCCAGGCCCAATAAACTTATTAGGGAGAATGCAGGGCCTGGTAATTACTTGAATCCAGTGATAGAGACTCCAGTGGACAACAAAG TTAAAGTTGATTCAGATGAATTGATAAAACAAGAACTTCAAGCTGTTGCTGAGGGTGTAGTTGCTTCTGTTCTTCACTCATCTGTCCCTTCAAATTCGGAACTATCACCAAATTCTTGGAGCGATTCTTCACCTATGACCCAGCAAAATGGTGAAATTCAACCACCAACTGTAGAAATGCAGCCCAGGGATAAATTTGAG GAAATCAAGGCCAAATTGCCAGAAAAGATAAACTTAGGGTTCCCTACATCTGACGGCATGGGTCGCTTGCAG ATTATTAAAAATAGTGACCTGGAAGAGCTAAGAGAATTGGGCTCTGGTACCTTTGGTACCGTTTACCATGGAAAGTGGAGAGGTACGGATGTTGCAATCAAACGTATCAATGATAGATGTTTTGCTGGGAAGCCTTCAGAACAAGAACGCATG AGAGATGACTTCTGGAATGAGGCAATCAAGCTGGCTGATTTGCACCATCCGAACGTGGTAGCTTTTTATGGGGTCGTGCTTGATGGTCCTGATGGTACAGTTGCAACTGTTACTGAATACATGGTGAATGGTTCATTGAGGAATGCCTTGCAGAAGAGCGAGAG GATTCTTGATAAACGCAAGCGTCTTTTGATTTCCATGGATGTGGCCTTTGGGATGGAATACTTGCATGCAAAGAATATCGTACATTTTGACTTGAAAAGTGACAATTTATTGGTTAATCTTCGGGATCCACATCGCCCAATATGCAAG GTTGGTGACCTGGGGCTGTCCAAGGTGAAATGTCAAACGCTAATTTCAGGCGGCGTGAGGGGAACACTTCCCTGGATGGCACCAGAACTTCTTAATGGCAGCAGCAGCCTTGTTTCAGATAAG GTTGATGTGTTTTCATTTGGAATTGTGATGTGGGAACTTCTGACCAGAGAAGAACCATACGCAGATTTGCACTATGGAGCAATCATCG GCGGTATTGTGAGCAACACATTGCGTCCCCCTGTCCCTGAACCATGTGATCCAGATTGGAGAGATCTAATGGAGAGGTGCTGGTCATCTGAACCATCGGAGAGGCCAAATTTCACTGAGATTGCTAATGAATTAAGGGCCATTGCGGCTAAGCTCCCTCCTAAAGGACAACAGCAAGTTTTGTCTCCAAATTCTCAAGTCAAAAGCTGA